In Cytobacillus oceanisediminis, the following proteins share a genomic window:
- a CDS encoding efflux RND transporter periplasmic adaptor subunit: MTWKARLLAGAVVLFLACNITLLFLKNEKINRTYHVDEWTSVKKQDLLETMPARGVLAPKEEQHFYYENSTGTFKGFLVEKGDEVQQGTGLFEYSPDDITLTKEEFQIEKDKLENEQENLESHISDLESMQRTLSSAPVEEDQPNPNVYMIQTLERDIYEKELQISRIDSEIEKYEDLIESADESLLNLTVESEIDGTVKSIKHDLTNPVVTVISNEQKVTGVFSEQEIKKAAEGMKVFITPEGSNKKINGTIEKILNHPTSVPHAETESRYEFSIAIDESNELESFHGEHVDVRIVTNEVMDTLTVPAEAVKKAKKGKYTYVIQTNGRVERKKIETGIKINQTQEVKEGVENGELILLERPPFLKSDFPFITSMEPKKLKKKDLKELRKKDMLKYTSRGFLSR, encoded by the coding sequence ATGACTTGGAAAGCAAGATTGTTAGCAGGTGCTGTGGTTCTCTTTTTGGCTTGTAACATCACCTTGCTATTTCTTAAAAATGAAAAAATAAACAGGACTTACCATGTTGATGAATGGACATCTGTAAAAAAACAGGATCTTCTTGAAACCATGCCGGCAAGAGGTGTATTGGCCCCGAAAGAAGAACAGCATTTTTACTATGAAAATTCAACTGGCACATTCAAAGGATTTCTCGTCGAAAAAGGTGATGAAGTTCAGCAGGGTACAGGGTTATTTGAGTATTCTCCGGATGACATTACACTCACAAAGGAAGAATTCCAAATTGAAAAGGATAAACTGGAAAACGAACAAGAAAATCTTGAAAGCCATATTAGTGATCTGGAAAGCATGCAAAGAACCCTTTCCAGTGCACCCGTTGAAGAGGACCAGCCTAATCCGAATGTATATATGATACAAACACTTGAACGGGATATTTATGAAAAAGAGCTGCAAATTAGCAGAATTGATAGTGAAATCGAAAAGTACGAGGACCTGATCGAATCTGCGGATGAAAGTCTTTTAAATCTTACAGTAGAAAGCGAAATTGACGGGACAGTAAAAAGCATTAAGCATGATCTCACTAATCCTGTGGTAACTGTCATTTCCAATGAGCAGAAGGTCACAGGGGTTTTTTCTGAGCAGGAAATTAAAAAAGCTGCGGAAGGGATGAAGGTATTCATCACACCGGAAGGCAGCAATAAAAAGATTAATGGAACCATTGAAAAGATTTTAAACCACCCTACTTCAGTACCACATGCAGAAACAGAGAGCCGTTATGAATTTTCTATTGCAATAGATGAATCAAACGAGCTTGAAAGCTTCCATGGTGAGCATGTAGATGTCCGAATCGTAACAAATGAAGTGATGGATACCCTGACTGTTCCAGCCGAAGCGGTTAAGAAGGCGAAGAAAGGTAAATATACATACGTAATTCAGACAAATGGCCGGGTGGAAAGAAAAAAAATCGAGACAGGCATCAAGATTAACCAGACACAGGAAGTGAAAGAAGGGGTTGAGAATGGAGAGCTTATTCTTCTGGAAAGACCGCCATTTTTAAAATCAGATTTTCCCTTCATCACATCAATGGAACCGAAAAAACTGAAAAAGAAAGACTTAAAGGAGTTAAGAAAGAAAGACATGCTGAAGTACACATCAAGAGGATTTCTTTCCAGATAG